GGCGCAACTCCGAGCTGATCAAGGGCGATCTCCTTGACGCCGTCACCTCGCTCAAGGCCGACGCCGGCATCAGGGGCATCCTCATCCCCGGTTCGATCTCGGTGGTGCAGCAGTTGCTCGCGGCGGGGCTGATCGACGAGTTGCGCCTGCTGGTGCACCCGGTGGCGGCGCGCAAGGGACGCCGGCTCTTCGACGACGGCGACGCGCCGTACCACCTGAGGGTGACGGCGACCGAGACGTACCCGACGGGTGTGATCCGGGTGGTCTACGCGCCGGCCGAGGCGCCCGGCAAGGTCGGCTACGACGAGGTCAAGGGCCAGGTGCCGACCGCCGACTAGCCGCAGCGGCCGATCCGGGCGTACCCGTGACGGGTTTCCCGGACCGGGTGACCGGCGCGACGCGATCCGCGCACCGGGCGGAGTTCCGGCACGGGCCCGCGCGCCGGGTTCGGAACGGAACCGCCGTGCCGCGACCGGCGTCGAACCCCGGACAGGAGGTTCGACTGTGCAGACATCCCGAGGTCCCGCGCGGCCGTCCGTCCGGATGGGCGCGGTTCTGGTCACCGGCGCGATGCTGCTGGCCGGCTGCGCCGGACCCACCCCGCCGGGCGACGCGGCGCGGATCGACGCGCAACTGGTCGCCGACCTCGCGCCGAACGACGCCCGCACGGTGAGCCAGGCGGTCAACGCCTTCGCCTTCGACCTCTTCGACGAGGTGGCCGACGGCCGGCAGAACACCGTCACCGCGCCGCTGTCGATGACCGTGCTGTTGG
The nucleotide sequence above comes from Plantactinospora soyae. Encoded proteins:
- a CDS encoding dihydrofolate reductase family protein, with amino-acid sequence MAKVISTLFISADGVAEIDPDWHFPYFDENMGRAVSEDYDTADVLLIGRETYDSFAGAWPDREAAGGDDAPFAKQIGDVRKVVASRQPLEFSWRNSELIKGDLLDAVTSLKADAGIRGILIPGSISVVQQLLAAGLIDELRLLVHPVAARKGRRLFDDGDAPYHLRVTATETYPTGVIRVVYAPAEAPGKVGYDEVKGQVPTAD